One genomic segment of Helianthus annuus cultivar XRQ/B chromosome 14, HanXRQr2.0-SUNRISE, whole genome shotgun sequence includes these proteins:
- the LOC110908345 gene encoding transcription factor TGA2.3 yields the protein MAELSPSVDTSTDGDTEDKALGFHSGQSHGLVVSDASDKSRDQKTLRRLAQNREAARKSRLRKKAYVQQLESSRMKLTQLEQELQRARQQGIFISSSGEQSQSMSGNGALAFDVEYGRWLDEHNRRINELKGAVSNHAGDGELRIIVDGVVAHYEDIFRIKSDAAKADVFHVLSGMWKTPAERCFLWLGGFRSSELLKLLITQLEPLTEQQLLAIGNLQQSSQQAEDALSQGMEALQQSLAETIAGSLGSSNSSGNVANYMGQMAMAMGKLGTLEGFIRQADNLRQQTFQQMHRILTTRQSARALIAIHDYSSRLRALSSLWLARPRE from the exons ATGGCAGAACTCAGTCCCAGTGTTGATACTTCAACGGATGGGGATACCGAAGACAAAGCTTTGGGG TTTCATAGCGGTCAATCACATGGGCTTGTGGTCTCTGATGCCAGTGATAAGTCAAGGGATCAAAAG ACACTTCGTAGGCTTGCTCAGAATCGTGAAGCTGCAAGAAAGAGCCGTCTGCGGAAGAAA GCTTATGTCCAACAGCTGGAAAGTAGTAGAATGAAGCTGACCCAACTTGAGCAGGAGCTTCAGCGCGCTCGGCAGCAA GGCATCTTCATTTCAAGTTCAGGGGAACAATCTCAATCAATGAGTGGAAATG GAGCGTTGGCTTTTGATGTTGAATATGGACGGTGGCTGGACGAACACAACCGCCGAATCAATGAGCTGAAAGGGGCAGTTAGTAATCATGCGGGTGATGGTGAACTGAGGATCATAGTTGATGGTGTTGTTGCACATTATGAAGATATTTTCAGAATAAAAAGCGATGCTGCTAAGGCTGACGTCTTTCATGTTCTCTCGGGAATGTGGAAAACACCCGCCGAAAGGTGTTTTCTCTGGTTAGGTGGATTCCGTTCATCAGAACTCTTAAAG CTGCTTATAACACAATTGGAACCTTTAACCGAGCAGCAGTTGTTGGCGATTGGCAACCTACAGCAGTCATCACAGCAGGCGGAGGACGCGTTGTCACAAGGGATGGAAGCATTGCAGCAGTCACTAGCGGAGACCATAGCAGGGTCTCTTGGTTCCTCAAATTCATCCGGCAATGTAGCCAACTACATGGGTCAGATGGCTATGGCTATGGGTAAACTCGGAACCCTAGAGGGCTTCATTCGACAG gCGGACAATTTGAGGCAACAAACCTTCCAACAAATGCATAGGATATTGACAACACGCCAGTCAGCTCGAGCACTCATTGCCATTCATGACTATTCCTCTCGGCTTCGAGCTCTGAGCTCCTTATGGCTTGCACGCCCTCGTGAGTGA